A single region of the Bacteroides luhongzhouii genome encodes:
- a CDS encoding DUF3098 domain-containing protein, with protein sequence MSDKQKFAFDKVNFILLAIGMAIVIIGFLLMTGPTSSETSFEPDIFSVRRIKVAPVVCLFGFLSMIYAVLRKPKTQKTEE encoded by the coding sequence ATGTCTGACAAGCAGAAATTTGCCTTTGATAAAGTGAACTTTATCTTGCTCGCGATAGGGATGGCGATTGTTATTATCGGCTTTCTATTGATGACGGGACCAACATCGTCCGAAACCTCTTTTGAACCCGATATTTTCAGTGTACGCAGAATCAAGGTAGCGCCAGTCGTTTGCCTGTTTGGCTTCTTGTCTATGATTTACGCTGTATTACGCAAACCTAAAACACAAAAAACAGAAGAATAA
- a CDS encoding ribonuclease P protein component: MFEGGVSKSFSIFPIRVVYMPVEQGEAPASILISVSKRRFKRAVKRNRVKRQIREAYRKNKSLLVDELQRREQRLAVAFIYLSDELIATSELEEKMKIALARISEKLSS; this comes from the coding sequence ATGTTTGAAGGCGGCGTTTCGAAGTCGTTTTCCATCTTTCCGATACGCGTTGTATATATGCCTGTCGAGCAGGGCGAGGCTCCTGCTTCTATACTAATTAGTGTGTCGAAACGTCGTTTTAAACGAGCGGTGAAACGCAACCGTGTGAAACGTCAGATACGCGAAGCCTACCGGAAGAACAAATCTCTCTTGGTGGACGAACTGCAACGCCGGGAGCAGCGGTTAGCTGTTGCCTTTATCTATCTGTCGGACGAGCTTATTGCTACTTCCGAATTGGAAGAAAAGATGAAAATAGCGCTTGCGCGCATCTCTGAAAAACTATCCTCATGA
- a CDS encoding DUF4271 domain-containing protein, translated as MIGDTLSSRSVDTLSFFQQEQTSPAKADTDSLQLADLHAVQEVDSGFEGTPISYSPRTDDAIALTLLACFFLSSIALARGKRFLSQQVKDFVLHRERTSIFDSSTAADVRYLLVLVLQTCVLSGITFLNYFHDTCLALMNHVSPLLLLGIYVGFCLVYFLLKWLLYMFLGWTFFDKNKTNIWLESYSALIYYVGFALYPFVLFLVYFDLSLTSLVIIGAIILIFTKILMFYKWIKLFFHQFSGLFLLILYFCALEIVPCLLLYQGMIQMNNILLIKF; from the coding sequence ATGATAGGCGACACACTAAGTTCCCGGAGTGTGGATACATTGTCTTTTTTCCAACAGGAACAGACTAGTCCGGCAAAGGCGGACACTGATAGTCTGCAGTTGGCTGATCTTCATGCTGTGCAAGAAGTCGATTCCGGCTTTGAGGGGACACCTATCTCCTACTCTCCCCGCACGGATGATGCCATTGCGTTGACCTTGTTGGCTTGCTTCTTTCTTTCCTCCATAGCTTTGGCACGCGGAAAGAGATTTCTCTCCCAACAAGTGAAAGACTTTGTATTGCATCGTGAACGAACGAGTATTTTTGATAGTTCTACGGCAGCCGATGTGCGTTATCTCCTTGTGCTTGTGTTGCAGACTTGTGTCTTGTCGGGTATTACATTCCTTAATTATTTTCATGACACATGTCTCGCCTTGATGAACCATGTATCCCCCCTCCTTTTGCTGGGTATCTATGTTGGTTTCTGCCTCGTTTATTTCTTACTAAAATGGCTGCTTTATATGTTTCTTGGGTGGACATTTTTTGATAAAAATAAGACAAATATATGGCTGGAATCCTATTCTGCACTCATATATTATGTCGGATTTGCCCTTTATCCGTTCGTTCTTTTTCTAGTTTATTTTGATTTGAGTCTCACAAGTTTGGTCATAATTGGGGCTATTATTTTAATTTTCACTAAAATATTGATGTTTTATAAGTGGATAAAGCTTTTTTTTCATCAATTTAGCGGGCTTTTCCTATTAATTTTGTACTTTTGCGCTCTTGAAATAGTACCTTGTCTGTTACTCTATCAAGGTATGATTCAAATGAACAATATTTTGCTAATAAAATTTTAG
- the queA gene encoding tRNA preQ1(34) S-adenosylmethionine ribosyltransferase-isomerase QueA produces the protein MKLSQFKFKLPEDKIALHPMKYRDESRLMVLHRNTGKIEHKMFKDVLDYFDDKDVFIFNDTKVFPARLYGNKEKTGARIEVFLLRELNEELRLWDVLVDPARKIRIGNKLYFGPDDSMVAEVIDNTTSRGRTLRFLYDGPHDEFKKALYSLGETPLPHSIINRPVEPEDAERFQSIFAKNEGAVTAPTASLHFSRELMKRLEIKGIDFAYITLHAGLGNFRDIDVEDLTKHKMDSEQMFVNEMAVKTVNRAKDNGRNVCAVGTTVMRAIESAVSTDGHLKEFEGWTNKFIFPPYEFTVANSMISNFHMPLSTLLMIVAAFGGYDQVMDAYHVALKEGYRFGTYGDAMLILDK, from the coding sequence ATGAAATTATCACAATTCAAATTTAAGTTACCCGAGGATAAGATTGCTCTACATCCTATGAAATATAGGGATGAGTCTCGTTTGATGGTATTGCATCGTAATACAGGTAAGATTGAGCACAAGATGTTCAAAGATGTGTTGGACTACTTTGATGATAAAGATGTGTTTATATTCAACGATACGAAGGTATTTCCTGCCCGTTTGTATGGTAACAAGGAAAAGACAGGTGCTCGTATCGAAGTATTCTTGTTGCGTGAGTTGAATGAGGAACTTCGTTTGTGGGACGTATTGGTCGATCCGGCACGTAAGATCCGTATCGGTAACAAACTGTATTTCGGTCCGGACGATTCGATGGTGGCCGAAGTGATTGATAACACCACTTCCCGTGGACGTACGCTCCGTTTCCTTTATGACGGACCTCATGACGAGTTCAAAAAGGCTTTGTACTCTTTGGGTGAGACTCCACTTCCCCACTCTATCATCAACCGTCCTGTAGAACCGGAAGATGCAGAACGCTTCCAGTCTATCTTTGCGAAGAACGAAGGTGCGGTGACAGCTCCGACTGCTAGTTTGCACTTCAGCCGTGAATTGATGAAACGTTTGGAAATCAAAGGTATAGACTTTGCATATATTACTTTGCACGCTGGTCTGGGTAACTTCCGCGACATCGATGTAGAGGACTTGACAAAGCATAAGATGGATTCGGAACAAATGTTTGTAAACGAAATGGCGGTGAAAACCGTTAATCGTGCCAAAGATAACGGCAGAAATGTTTGTGCGGTAGGTACGACCGTGATGCGTGCTATTGAAAGCGCAGTCAGCACCGACGGACATTTGAAGGAATTCGAAGGATGGACTAACAAGTTTATCTTCCCTCCGTATGAATTTACCGTAGCCAATTCAATGATTTCCAATTTCCACATGCCGCTTTCTACCTTACTGATGATTGTAGCTGCTTTCGGTGGTTATGACCAGGTGATGGATGCTTACCATGTAGCATTGAAGGAAGGTTACCGTTTCGGCACGTATGGAGATGCAATGCTGATTCTGGACAAATAA
- a CDS encoding TIGR00730 family Rossman fold protein, whose protein sequence is MNQINSVCVYSASSTKIDAVYFRAAETLGRLLAEHHIRLINGAGSIGLMCSVADAVLKNGGEVTGVIPRFMVEQNWHHTGLTELIEVESMHERKQKMAALSDGIIALPGGCGTLEELLEIITWKQLGLYLNPIVILNINGFFDPLLEMLEKAIDENFMRRQHGDIWKVAQTPEEAVQLLYETPVWDISIRKFAAI, encoded by the coding sequence ATGAATCAGATAAATTCCGTATGCGTATATAGCGCTTCCAGTACCAAGATAGATGCTGTTTATTTTCGGGCAGCCGAGACTCTCGGTCGTTTGCTTGCCGAACACCATATCCGTTTGATAAATGGTGCCGGAAGTATTGGCCTGATGTGTTCTGTGGCAGATGCTGTATTGAAAAATGGTGGTGAGGTGACAGGTGTGATTCCTCGTTTTATGGTAGAGCAAAACTGGCATCATACGGGATTGACAGAACTGATTGAAGTAGAATCCATGCACGAACGCAAGCAAAAGATGGCGGCTTTGAGTGATGGCATTATTGCTTTGCCTGGTGGATGCGGTACCCTTGAAGAACTGCTGGAGATTATTACCTGGAAACAATTGGGATTATATCTCAATCCGATTGTAATCCTCAATATAAACGGATTCTTCGATCCACTCCTCGAAATGCTTGAAAAGGCTATTGATGAGAACTTTATGCGCCGGCAACACGGTGATATATGGAAAGTGGCACAGACGCCGGAAGAAGCGGTTCAATTGCTTTATGAAACTCCCGTATGGGACATTTCCATTCGTAAATTTGCAGCGATATGA
- the folK gene encoding 2-amino-4-hydroxy-6-hydroxymethyldihydropteridine diphosphokinase yields MAKVYLGLGANLGDKEQNLRDAVQKIEEQVGKVVSLSAFYVTAPWGFASENSFLNAAACVETELSPLEVLQETQMIERELGRTKKSVNGIYSDRLIDIDLLLYEDLVLSVTSSSGAELTLPHPLMAERDFVMKPLAEIAPGLVHPVLGKTMKELTSSFSPQ; encoded by the coding sequence ATGGCTAAAGTTTATTTGGGACTTGGCGCTAACCTTGGAGATAAAGAACAGAATCTCCGGGATGCCGTGCAAAAAATAGAAGAGCAGGTAGGGAAAGTAGTTTCCCTGTCTGCTTTTTATGTTACTGCCCCTTGGGGGTTTGCTTCAGAAAATAGTTTTCTAAATGCGGCCGCTTGTGTAGAGACGGAATTATCCCCATTGGAGGTATTGCAAGAGACGCAAATGATTGAAAGGGAGCTGGGGCGTACCAAAAAGTCCGTCAACGGAATATATAGCGACCGCCTGATTGATATTGACCTGTTACTTTATGAGGATTTAGTGCTTTCTGTGACCTCTTCTTCCGGAGCAGAGTTGACCCTCCCCCATCCGTTGATGGCAGAACGTGACTTCGTTATGAAACCACTGGCGGAAATTGCTCCCGGATTAGTGCATCCGGTACTCGGGAAAACGATGAAAGAGCTTACTTCTTCTTTTTCTCCGCAATAA
- a CDS encoding tetratricopeptide repeat protein, with amino-acid sequence MKIRYCCPKRYLLVFFSLFVSVGSILMSVFFSSCSSPSVKNPLLLCADSLMEIYPDSALSILESITYPQKMPRADRAFYALLLTQARHKNYIALEDDSLIKSAVDYYGDKKKSLRAAKAHYYWGATYREMGYTSFAVEEYLTAIRLMPVRNEFLAMIYDNLADCYEKDELFDIAIEAYRQAYQILRGGSQQIYPLRGIARMCLLQNRKDSALVYYQQALDCALVEQDSSLIGALYHDLAMAYNEKKDYIQADKYVSKAIKIQGQDAVNVCLSKAQIMLNLNKLDSASYFYSKNVDQLDIYGKAVYYDGMYQIAKKRGEWKTATENIDAYKILYDSIQFITDNEELNRLMDKHQLEEHKRLLSEHTKMLIFSLITAFFLLMIICVFCFMWNDRKRKKRFIALQRELTQKRVDTMLLREEEASESNKEDLDKKRSELTEQQVQLCISVLKTTDCYDRLEALEKATPKQLLAMRSLRKDIRSTISSAFVDVMMNLKERYPALTGDDLFYCVLSLLCCSKTVMMELMDATSDALKTRKNRIKNKMDTQIFDRVFGVDI; translated from the coding sequence ATGAAAATAAGATATTGTTGTCCTAAACGCTATTTATTGGTGTTCTTTAGTTTATTTGTCAGCGTAGGTAGCATTTTAATGTCTGTCTTTTTTTCTTCCTGTTCCTCTCCTTCAGTGAAGAACCCATTGTTATTATGCGCTGATTCATTAATGGAGATATATCCAGATAGTGCTTTGTCTATTTTGGAATCAATCACTTATCCACAGAAAATGCCACGTGCCGACAGGGCTTTTTATGCGCTATTGCTCACACAGGCACGGCATAAGAACTATATTGCTTTAGAGGATGATTCGTTGATAAAATCGGCTGTTGACTACTATGGTGATAAGAAGAAAAGTCTGCGCGCTGCAAAGGCTCATTATTACTGGGGAGCTACTTATCGGGAGATGGGGTATACCTCATTTGCTGTAGAAGAGTATCTGACAGCAATTCGGCTGATGCCTGTTAGGAATGAATTCTTAGCAATGATTTATGATAATCTTGCGGACTGTTATGAAAAAGATGAATTGTTTGATATAGCAATTGAGGCTTATCGCCAAGCTTATCAAATATTAAGAGGGGGAAGTCAACAGATATATCCATTGAGAGGTATTGCACGTATGTGTTTGTTGCAAAATAGGAAGGACAGTGCATTGGTTTATTATCAGCAAGCTCTTGATTGTGCATTAGTGGAACAAGATTCTAGTTTGATAGGGGCTCTTTACCATGATCTTGCCATGGCTTATAATGAAAAAAAAGATTATATTCAAGCGGATAAATATGTGTCAAAGGCTATTAAGATACAAGGACAGGATGCTGTCAATGTCTGTTTGTCAAAAGCACAGATTATGTTGAATCTGAATAAACTTGATTCTGCCAGCTATTTTTATAGTAAGAATGTAGATCAACTTGATATTTATGGAAAGGCTGTTTATTATGATGGAATGTATCAAATAGCGAAGAAAAGAGGTGAATGGAAAACGGCAACAGAAAATATAGATGCATATAAAATTCTTTATGATTCTATCCAGTTCATAACTGACAATGAAGAACTTAATCGACTTATGGATAAACATCAATTGGAGGAGCATAAGAGGTTACTGTCAGAACATACTAAAATGTTAATTTTTAGCTTGATTACTGCGTTCTTTTTATTGATGATTATTTGTGTCTTTTGTTTTATGTGGAATGACAGGAAGAGGAAAAAACGTTTTATTGCATTGCAACGTGAATTAACTCAAAAGCGAGTAGATACCATGTTACTTAGAGAAGAAGAGGCTTCTGAATCTAATAAAGAAGATTTAGATAAGAAAAGGTCGGAGTTGACAGAACAGCAAGTTCAATTATGTATATCTGTGCTTAAAACAACTGATTGTTACGATCGATTGGAAGCATTGGAGAAAGCAACTCCTAAGCAATTGTTGGCGATGCGTAGTTTGAGGAAGGATATACGTTCTACCATTTCTAGTGCATTTGTTGATGTGATGATGAATTTGAAGGAGCGCTATCCGGCTTTAACGGGTGATGATCTATTTTATTGTGTTCTTTCATTACTTTGTTGTTCAAAAACTGTCATGATGGAGCTGATGGATGCTACATCAGATGCTCTTAAGACGCGCAAAAATCGTATAAAGAACAAAATGGATACTCAAATTTTTGATCGGGTGTTTGGTGTTGATATTTAG
- a CDS encoding undecaprenyl-diphosphate phosphatase: MGDLTTFETIIIAIVEGLTEFLPVSSTGHMIITQNILGVESTEFVKAFTVIIQFGAILSVVCLYWKRFFRLNHTPAPAGASALKCFLHKFDFYWKLLVAFIPAAVLGFLFSDKIDEMLESVAIVAVMLVIGGIFMLFCDKIFSRGSEDTVLTERKAFNIGLFQCIAMIPGVSRSMATIVGGMAQKLTRKDAAEFSFFLAVPTMFAATGYKVLKLFLDGGTEILVNNMPALIIGNIVAFIVALLAIKFFISFVTKYGFKAFGWYRIIVGGTILVMLLLGYNLEIG, from the coding sequence ATGGGGGATTTAACGACATTTGAGACGATTATTATTGCTATTGTAGAAGGATTGACAGAGTTTCTTCCGGTTTCTTCTACAGGACACATGATTATTACGCAAAACATTTTAGGAGTAGAAAGTACTGAATTTGTAAAAGCGTTTACTGTTATTATCCAGTTTGGCGCAATTCTTTCAGTGGTTTGTCTTTACTGGAAACGTTTTTTCCGGTTGAACCATACGCCGGCTCCTGCGGGAGCTTCCGCTTTGAAGTGTTTTTTGCATAAATTCGATTTCTACTGGAAGTTACTGGTGGCTTTTATTCCTGCCGCAGTTTTGGGATTCCTGTTCAGCGATAAGATAGACGAAATGCTGGAGAGTGTGGCGATAGTGGCAGTGATGTTGGTGATCGGTGGTATATTCATGCTGTTCTGCGATAAAATTTTTTCGAGAGGAAGCGAAGATACGGTGCTGACAGAAAGAAAGGCATTCAATATCGGTTTGTTTCAGTGCATTGCCATGATACCGGGAGTATCCCGTTCGATGGCTACCATCGTCGGAGGTATGGCCCAGAAGCTGACTCGCAAGGATGCTGCCGAGTTTTCATTCTTCCTTGCCGTGCCGACCATGTTTGCGGCAACCGGTTACAAGGTGTTGAAACTCTTTCTGGATGGTGGTACGGAGATTCTTGTCAACAATATGCCGGCACTTATTATAGGTAATATAGTAGCTTTTATCGTCGCTTTGCTGGCTATCAAGTTCTTTATTAGCTTCGTTACGAAATATGGCTTTAAGGCATTTGGCTGGTACAGAATTATTGTTGGCGGAACCATTTTGGTAATGCTGTTGCTTGGATACAACTTAGAAATTGGCTGA
- a CDS encoding uroporphyrinogen-III synthase — MKIKKVLVSQPKPASEKSPYYDIAEKYGVKIDFRPFIKVESLSAKEFRQQKISILDHTAVIFTSRHAIDHFFTLCTELRVTIPETMKYFCVTEAVALYIQKYVQYRKRKIFFGATGKIEDLIPSIVKHKTEKYLVPMSDVHNDDVKNLLDKNNIQHTEAVMYRTVSNDFTPDEEFDYDMLVFFSPAGVTSLKKNFPDFNQREIKIGTFGSTTAQAVRDAGLRLDLEAPTVQAPSMTAALDMFIRENNK, encoded by the coding sequence TTGAAAATTAAAAAAGTACTAGTGTCGCAGCCTAAGCCTGCGTCAGAGAAATCTCCCTATTACGACATAGCTGAAAAGTATGGCGTTAAAATAGATTTCCGACCGTTTATTAAGGTTGAAAGTCTTTCGGCGAAAGAATTTCGGCAACAGAAAATTTCGATTCTCGACCACACAGCCGTAATATTCACTTCGCGCCATGCTATTGACCATTTTTTCACTTTGTGTACTGAATTGCGCGTGACAATTCCCGAAACGATGAAGTATTTCTGTGTGACGGAAGCTGTTGCATTGTATATTCAGAAATATGTGCAATACCGCAAGCGTAAGATCTTCTTCGGAGCTACCGGAAAGATTGAAGACCTGATACCTTCCATTGTGAAGCATAAAACGGAGAAATATCTCGTTCCAATGTCAGACGTACACAATGATGATGTGAAAAACTTGCTCGACAAGAATAACATTCAGCATACAGAAGCTGTGATGTACCGTACGGTGAGCAACGACTTTACACCGGACGAGGAGTTTGATTATGACATGTTAGTGTTCTTCAGCCCTGCCGGAGTGACTTCATTGAAGAAGAACTTCCCTGATTTTAATCAGAGAGAGATTAAAATCGGAACTTTCGGCTCTACCACCGCACAGGCTGTACGTGACGCAGGTCTCCGTCTGGACCTTGAAGCTCCTACGGTGCAGGCTCCGTCAATGACTGCCGCACTTGATATGTTTATCAGAGAAAACAATAAATAA
- the metK gene encoding methionine adenosyltransferase, producing the protein MGYLFTSESVSEGHPDKVADQISDAVLDKLLAYDPSSKVACETLVTTGQVVLAGEVKTKAYVDLQLIAREVIKKIGYTKGEYMFESNSCGVLSAIHEQSPDINRGVERQDPMEQGAGDQGMMFGYATNETENYMPLSLDLAHRILQVLADIRREGKVMTYLRPDAKSQVTIEYDDNGTPVRIDTIVVSTQHDDFIQPEDDSQAAQLKADEEMLSIIRRDVIEILMPRVIASIHHDKVLALFNDKIIYHVNPTGKFVIGGPHGDTGLTGRKIIVDTYGGKGAHGGGAFSGKDPSKVDRSAAYAARHIAKNMVAAGVADEMLVQVSYAIGVARPINIFVDTYGRSHVNMTDGEIARVIDQLFDLRPKAIEERLKLRNPIYQETAAYGHMGREPQVITKKFSSRYEGDKTVEVELFTWEKLDYVDKIKAAFGL; encoded by the coding sequence ATGGGATACTTATTTACATCCGAATCGGTGTCAGAAGGACACCCCGACAAGGTAGCCGATCAAATATCGGATGCCGTGCTTGACAAACTGTTGGCTTACGACCCCAGTTCGAAAGTAGCTTGCGAAACACTAGTGACTACCGGACAAGTGGTGCTAGCGGGTGAAGTGAAAACAAAAGCGTACGTTGATCTACAACTCATCGCACGCGAAGTGATTAAGAAAATCGGTTATACCAAAGGAGAGTACATGTTCGAAAGTAACTCTTGTGGTGTACTCTCTGCTATTCATGAGCAAAGCCCCGATATCAACCGTGGTGTAGAGCGTCAGGATCCGATGGAACAGGGCGCAGGCGACCAAGGAATGATGTTTGGCTATGCTACCAATGAAACGGAAAACTACATGCCGCTTTCTCTTGATTTGGCACACCGCATTCTGCAAGTGCTGGCCGATATTCGTCGTGAAGGAAAGGTAATGACTTACCTCCGCCCCGATGCCAAAAGCCAGGTTACTATCGAATATGATGACAACGGAACGCCTGTTCGTATCGATACAATCGTTGTTTCTACACAACATGATGACTTTATCCAACCGGAAGATGATTCGCAAGCTGCTCAGCTGAAAGCTGACGAAGAAATGCTGTCTATCATCCGCCGTGATGTGATCGAGATTCTGATGCCTCGTGTAATTGCTTCTATTCATCACGATAAGGTATTGGCACTGTTCAATGATAAAATCATCTATCATGTGAATCCTACCGGAAAATTTGTAATCGGTGGTCCTCACGGAGATACCGGTTTGACGGGTCGTAAGATTATCGTCGATACTTATGGTGGTAAAGGTGCTCACGGTGGTGGTGCTTTCTCCGGAAAAGATCCTAGCAAGGTAGACCGTAGTGCAGCTTATGCAGCACGTCACATCGCAAAGAATATGGTTGCGGCAGGCGTAGCAGATGAAATGCTTGTACAAGTGAGCTATGCTATCGGTGTGGCTCGTCCGATCAATATCTTTGTCGATACTTATGGTCGTTCTCACGTCAACATGACTGATGGTGAGATTGCGCGTGTTATCGACCAATTGTTCGATCTTCGCCCGAAAGCTATCGAGGAACGTCTGAAACTTCGTAATCCTATTTATCAGGAAACAGCCGCTTATGGTCACATGGGACGTGAACCGCAAGTAATAACGAAGAAATTCTCCTCTCGTTACGAAGGAGACAAAACTGTGGAAGTGGAACTCTTTACATGGGAGAAACTCGACTACGTAGATAAAATTAAAGCTGCTTTTGGTCTGTAA
- a CDS encoding cell division protein FtsX, with the protein MGNQNKYKSGSIFDMQFITSSISTTLVLLLLGLVVFFVLTAHNLSVYVRENISFSVLISDDMKEADILKLQKKLNQEPFVKQSEYISKKQALKEQTEAMGTDPEEFLGYNPFTASIEIKLHSDYANSDSIAKIEKMIKKNTNIQDVLYRKELIDAVNDNIRNISLVLLALAVVLTFISFALINNTIRLAIYSKRFLIHTMKLVGASWGFIRGPFLRKNVWSGILAAIVADSILMGTAYWAVTYEQELLQVITPEVMLIVCASVLVFGIVITWLCAYFSMNKYLRMKANSLYYI; encoded by the coding sequence ATGGGAAATCAAAACAAATATAAGTCAGGTTCGATTTTCGACATGCAGTTCATCACGTCGAGTATCAGTACGACATTAGTGTTGCTGTTGCTGGGACTGGTTGTCTTTTTCGTATTGACGGCGCACAATCTTTCCGTATACGTCCGCGAGAATATCAGTTTCTCTGTTCTTATCAGTGACGACATGAAAGAAGCGGATATACTGAAACTTCAGAAGAAGCTGAATCAGGAACCTTTCGTGAAACAATCCGAATACATCTCTAAAAAACAAGCATTGAAAGAGCAGACAGAGGCAATGGGAACCGATCCGGAAGAATTCTTGGGTTATAACCCCTTTACCGCTTCCATCGAAATCAAGCTTCATTCCGACTATGCAAACTCCGACAGTATTGCGAAGATAGAGAAAATGATTAAAAAGAACACCAATATTCAAGACGTGCTCTATCGAAAGGAACTGATTGACGCTGTGAATGATAACATACGAAATATCAGTCTGGTACTGCTTGCTCTGGCGGTCGTGCTTACTTTTATCTCTTTTGCCCTGATAAACAATACCATAAGACTGGCTATTTATTCCAAACGCTTCCTCATTCACACCATGAAGCTGGTAGGGGCGAGTTGGGGATTCATCCGGGGACCATTCCTTCGAAAGAATGTATGGAGCGGAATACTGGCAGCCATCGTTGCCGATTCTATATTGATGGGAACCGCTTATTGGGCTGTGACGTATGAACAAGAATTGCTTCAGGTCATCACGCCCGAAGTCATGTTGATTGTCTGTGCAAGCGTATTGGTATTTGGAATTGTGATAACGTGGCTATGCGCCTATTTCTCTATGAATAAATACTTGAGAATGAAAGCAAACAGCCTGTACTATATTTAG
- the truB gene encoding tRNA pseudouridine(55) synthase TruB, with the protein MNFKKGEVLFFNKPFGWTSFKVVGHARYHICRRIGVKKLKVGHAGTLDPLATGVMIVCTGKATKRIEEFQYHTKEYVATLRLGATTPSYDLEHEIDATYPTEHITRELVEEVLTRFIGAIDQVPPAFSACMVDGKRAYELARKGEEVELKAKQLVIDEIELLECRLDDPEPMIQIRVVCSKGTYIRALARDIGEALHSGAHLTGLIRTRVGDVRLEDCLNPEHFKEWIDGQEIENEEENN; encoded by the coding sequence ATGAATTTTAAAAAAGGAGAAGTACTGTTTTTCAATAAACCTTTCGGATGGACTTCATTTAAAGTAGTAGGGCACGCCCGCTATCATATTTGCCGTCGGATCGGAGTGAAAAAACTAAAAGTCGGCCATGCCGGAACACTGGATCCTCTTGCAACGGGGGTGATGATTGTATGCACAGGCAAGGCAACCAAACGAATAGAAGAGTTCCAATATCATACGAAGGAGTACGTCGCAACGTTGCGTTTGGGCGCTACTACCCCGTCATACGATTTGGAACATGAGATAGATGCCACCTACCCTACCGAGCATATCACAAGGGAACTGGTGGAAGAAGTGTTGACGCGCTTTATCGGTGCCATCGATCAGGTGCCTCCTGCTTTCTCTGCCTGTATGGTAGATGGTAAACGTGCCTACGAACTGGCCCGGAAAGGCGAAGAAGTCGAACTAAAAGCAAAACAGCTTGTTATCGACGAGATTGAATTGCTAGAATGTCGCCTGGATGATCCGGAGCCGATGATTCAAATCCGTGTCGTATGCAGCAAAGGAACATATATTCGTGCTCTGGCGCGTGATATTGGTGAAGCGCTCCATAGCGGAGCCCATCTGACAGGATTGATCCGCACCCGTGTAGGTGACGTCCGGTTGGAAGACTGCCTGAACCCCGAACACTTTAAAGAGTGGATTGACGGACAGGAAATAGAAAATGAGGAAGAAAATAATTAA
- a CDS encoding DUF3244 domain-containing protein produces the protein MKAKFLPLLLLTVLLQVSMFSFANEMTTARIIRLKNKTEVQHRSIPVTPDASIENSLLSIDLLSTVPTVTVIIKNAATGEVVYTSTDLNVDKVYIDLTGEEKGKYTLEIQLPKEAFIGDFELE, from the coding sequence ATGAAAGCTAAATTCTTACCTCTTTTGTTGTTGACAGTTTTACTTCAAGTAAGCATGTTCTCTTTTGCTAATGAGATGACAACCGCTCGTATAATCAGGCTAAAAAATAAGACTGAGGTACAACACCGATCTATCCCTGTTACTCCTGATGCTAGTATTGAAAACTCATTGTTGTCTATCGACCTTCTTTCTACTGTTCCTACTGTAACTGTTATCATAAAGAACGCAGCAACAGGTGAAGTTGTTTATACATCTACTGATTTAAATGTAGATAAGGTTTATATTGATCTTACAGGTGAGGAGAAAGGTAAATATACTTTGGAGATACAACTTCCCAAGGAGGCCTTTATTGGAGATTTTGAATTAGAATAA
- the yidD gene encoding membrane protein insertion efficiency factor YidD — MKPRNSRISALWVFVTGIVRKVLSFLLLVPIYFYRVCISPLTPPSCRFTPTCSAYAVEAIKKHGPVKGLYLAVRRILRCHPWGGSGYDPVP; from the coding sequence ATGAAACCTCGTAACTCCCGGATATCTGCCCTATGGGTATTCGTAACGGGAATTGTGAGGAAAGTACTCTCTTTCTTGTTGCTTGTTCCCATCTACTTTTACCGGGTTTGTATTTCCCCTCTTACTCCTCCCTCTTGTCGATTTACGCCAACCTGCTCAGCTTATGCCGTTGAAGCAATTAAGAAGCACGGTCCTGTAAAGGGGCTTTATCTTGCTGTGCGGCGTATTCTGCGATGCCATCCTTGGGGTGGCTCCGGCTATGATCCCGTACCTTGA